From the genome of Rarobacter incanus, one region includes:
- a CDS encoding sulfurtransferase, translated as MTAPIDSDARIQEYAHPERLVTTQWLAQHLGDEGIVVVESDEDVLLYETGHIPGAVKIDWHTDLNDPEIREYIDGDQFAELLSSKGISKDTTIVLYGDKNNWWAAYAAWVFTIYGHEDVRLLDGGRGKWIAEGRELTTDVPAPTPGTYPVATRDDVTFRIFKDDVQKHIGSGPLVDIRSFPEYTGERLHIPDYPEEGVLRGGHIPTARNVPWATAVAEDGTYKPRAELEAIYQAGGLGLTNDDAIVTYCRIGERSSHTWFALHFLLGLDNVKNYDGSWTEWGNAVRVPIVKGEEAGALV; from the coding sequence ATGACCGCACCAATCGATTCCGACGCCAGAATCCAGGAATACGCGCACCCTGAACGCCTCGTTACGACCCAATGGCTGGCCCAGCACCTGGGTGACGAGGGCATTGTCGTCGTCGAATCCGACGAGGACGTTCTGCTTTACGAAACAGGGCACATTCCGGGCGCAGTCAAGATCGACTGGCACACCGACCTCAACGATCCGGAAATCCGCGAGTACATCGACGGCGACCAATTCGCCGAGTTGTTGAGTTCGAAAGGCATCTCGAAAGACACCACCATTGTCCTGTATGGGGACAAGAACAATTGGTGGGCTGCCTACGCCGCCTGGGTCTTCACCATCTATGGCCACGAGGACGTGCGGCTCCTCGACGGGGGCCGCGGCAAGTGGATAGCGGAGGGTCGTGAACTCACGACGGATGTCCCGGCCCCGACCCCGGGCACCTACCCGGTCGCCACGCGCGACGACGTTACGTTCCGGATATTCAAGGATGACGTGCAAAAGCACATCGGATCCGGCCCCCTGGTCGACATCCGATCCTTCCCGGAATACACCGGAGAGCGCCTGCACATCCCCGACTACCCCGAAGAGGGTGTTCTGCGCGGCGGCCACATCCCCACCGCGCGCAACGTCCCCTGGGCGACCGCCGTAGCCGAGGACGGGACATACAAGCCGCGCGCCGAACTCGAGGCGATCTACCAGGCCGGGGGCCTGGGGCTGACCAACGACGATGCGATCGTCACCTACTGCCGCATCGGGGAGCGTTCCAGCCACACCTGGTTCGCGTTGCACTTCCTGCTGGGTCTCGACAACGTCAAGAACTACGACGGTTCATGGACCGAATGGGGCAACGCCGTCCGCGTCCCCATCGTCAAGGGCGAAGAGGCCGGGGCGCTCGTTTAG
- a CDS encoding ABC transporter ATP-binding protein, whose amino-acid sequence MDDAHVEVAGLTKRYGDKTAISGVSFRIDAGESVALLGPNGAGKTTTIEILEGFRRATAGRVRVLGCDPDRAGPTWRARVGIVLQQTGTFDEATVGELLRQFAAYYPAPRDVAELIEAVGLTAQAGTRISRLSGGQRRRVDVALGVIGNPSILFLDEPTTGFDPEARREFWALIRAIRSRGTTILLTTHYLDEAAELSDRAIVIAAGTVLADSPLAQLGGPDAHKPHVRWTDPSGDHLEITADPGAVVTAIHARGNYSDLSVTTPSLEQTYLDVIDRARTGGVRQ is encoded by the coding sequence ATGGACGACGCACATGTGGAGGTCGCGGGCCTGACCAAGAGGTACGGCGACAAGACGGCGATATCCGGCGTGTCCTTTCGGATCGACGCCGGGGAATCGGTCGCGCTGCTGGGGCCCAACGGCGCGGGCAAGACCACCACTATCGAAATCCTGGAGGGTTTCAGGCGGGCGACGGCCGGCCGCGTGCGGGTGCTCGGCTGCGATCCCGATCGCGCGGGGCCGACGTGGCGCGCCCGGGTGGGGATCGTGCTGCAGCAAACCGGGACTTTCGACGAGGCAACAGTCGGCGAGCTGCTGCGCCAGTTTGCCGCCTACTACCCGGCTCCGCGCGATGTTGCGGAACTCATCGAGGCCGTGGGGCTCACCGCGCAGGCGGGCACGCGCATCTCGCGGCTGTCGGGCGGGCAGCGCCGCCGGGTCGACGTGGCGCTCGGGGTGATCGGGAATCCTAGTATTTTGTTCCTGGACGAGCCGACCACCGGTTTCGACCCCGAGGCGCGACGCGAGTTCTGGGCCTTGATCCGCGCTATTCGTTCCCGCGGCACAACGATTTTGCTCACGACCCACTACCTCGATGAGGCCGCCGAACTTTCGGATCGAGCGATCGTGATCGCCGCCGGGACGGTCCTGGCGGACAGCCCGCTGGCGCAACTGGGAGGTCCCGACGCGCACAAGCCCCACGTAAGGTGGACCGATCCGTCCGGGGATCACTTGGAGATCACCGCTGATCCCGGGGCAGTGGTGACCGCGATTCACGCCCGCGGCAACTACTCAGATCTGTCGGTGACGACACCGTCGCTGGAGCAGACCTACCTGGACGTTATCGACCGAGCGCGCACCGGCGGGGTGCGGCAATGA
- a CDS encoding S-ribosylhomocysteine lyase, with protein MNVESFNLDHRTVAAPYIRVADRKTLPHGDELTKFDVRFTQPNVAHLQMPAVHSLEHLFAEYSRNHSGQVVDFSPMGCQTGFYLLLSGHWESAQAAQLVADTLTDILGADQVPAANEIQCGWGANHSLAGAQAAARSFLSKRAQWLEVTRG; from the coding sequence ATGAACGTCGAGTCGTTCAACCTTGACCATCGCACCGTCGCCGCCCCCTACATCCGGGTGGCCGACCGCAAGACGCTCCCGCACGGCGATGAACTGACAAAGTTCGACGTGCGTTTCACGCAACCGAACGTCGCGCATCTGCAGATGCCCGCCGTCCACTCGCTCGAGCACCTCTTCGCGGAATACTCCCGCAACCACAGCGGCCAGGTCGTCGATTTTTCACCCATGGGTTGCCAAACCGGGTTCTACCTTTTGCTGTCGGGCCACTGGGAGAGCGCGCAGGCGGCCCAGTTGGTCGCCGACACGCTGACCGACATCCTCGGCGCCGACCAGGTACCTGCCGCCAACGAGATCCAATGCGGTTGGGGCGCCAACCACTCCCTGGCCGGGGCCCAGGCCGCGGCGCGCTCCTTCTTGTCCAAGCGCGCGCAGTGGTTGGAGGTCACCCGTGGCTAG
- a CDS encoding SufE family protein, with protein sequence MTPPATAAELPPVLAEIREDFLALPERDRPQLLLEFSRELPELPDRFKFAPGLLERVEECQSPVRAFAEVADDNTVHLYATAPLEAPTTRGFASILVQGIAGLSPHQVLAIPDDYPSWLGLDRAISPLRLRGMAGILSRTKRQVREQISA encoded by the coding sequence ATGACCCCACCTGCGACGGCCGCCGAGTTGCCACCCGTCCTCGCCGAAATCCGGGAGGACTTTCTAGCGCTCCCGGAACGAGACCGGCCCCAATTGCTGCTCGAATTCTCGCGCGAGTTGCCCGAATTGCCGGACCGCTTCAAGTTCGCGCCCGGCCTGTTGGAGCGCGTGGAAGAATGCCAGTCCCCCGTCCGCGCTTTCGCGGAGGTTGCAGACGATAACACCGTCCATCTCTATGCGACGGCCCCGCTGGAGGCGCCCACGACGCGCGGGTTCGCGTCGATCCTTGTCCAGGGCATCGCCGGACTATCGCCGCACCAGGTCCTGGCGATCCCGGACGACTACCCCAGCTGGCTCGGACTCGATCGCGCCATTTCACCGCTTCGGCTTCGCGGCATGGCAGGCATTCTTAGCCGCACCAAGCGGCAGGTCAGAGAGCAAATTTCAGCGTAA
- a CDS encoding fluoride efflux transporter FluC, whose amino-acid sequence MPHTPLVSPVRKASRHAFAVSVSLVFAGGACGAMLRDIVTLIVPAYRFPVAIFAINIVGAFILGWLGEHLLGKVPDPVRRERLRLTFGTGVMGGFTTYSSFAADSAHLVAQGYLDIAVLYALASVVTGLAACALGVWAGARTGRITPALTPVNDADEPTSELLEEAADRDEFAAPAARSNGEES is encoded by the coding sequence GTGCCTCACACTCCCCTGGTTTCTCCCGTGCGCAAGGCGTCAAGGCACGCTTTTGCGGTATCCGTCTCGCTAGTCTTCGCCGGCGGCGCCTGCGGCGCGATGCTCCGCGACATCGTCACGCTGATAGTTCCCGCCTACCGGTTCCCGGTCGCGATTTTCGCCATCAACATTGTCGGCGCGTTCATCCTGGGGTGGCTGGGGGAACACCTGCTTGGCAAAGTGCCCGATCCCGTTCGCCGCGAGCGCCTGCGCTTGACGTTCGGCACGGGCGTCATGGGCGGATTCACGACGTATAGTTCGTTCGCGGCGGATTCCGCTCACCTTGTGGCCCAGGGTTACCTTGACATTGCGGTCCTGTACGCATTGGCAAGCGTCGTCACCGGGCTCGCCGCGTGCGCGCTCGGCGTGTGGGCCGGCGCTCGAACCGGTCGCATCACCCCTGCGCTGACGCCCGTCAACGATGCTGACGAGCCAACGAGTGAATTGCTTGAAGAGGCAGCGGATAGGGACGAGTTCGCCGCCCCCGCCGCCCGGTCTAATGGAGAAGAATCATGA
- a CDS encoding DUF488 domain-containing protein: MLRIKRVYEAAVPADGFRVLVDRLWPRGVTKARAAVDLWAKSVAPSTELRRWWGHDPATFPEFARRYRAELDGDDLTAIRAAMRDHDQVTLLYAAHDPAVNHAVVLRDYLTQADSDSPDSA, translated from the coding sequence ATGCTACGAATCAAGCGAGTTTACGAGGCCGCCGTCCCCGCGGACGGTTTCCGGGTGCTGGTCGATCGACTGTGGCCGCGCGGCGTGACCAAGGCGCGCGCCGCCGTAGACTTGTGGGCGAAGTCGGTCGCGCCCAGCACCGAGCTTCGCCGCTGGTGGGGCCACGATCCGGCAACCTTTCCGGAATTTGCGCGCAGGTACCGTGCGGAGTTGGACGGCGACGATCTGACCGCAATACGCGCGGCAATGCGCGATCACGACCAGGTCACCTTGCTGTACGCGGCGCACGATCCGGCGGTCAATCACGCGGTCGTGCTCCGCGACTACCTCACTCAGGCCGATTCGGATTCACCGGATAGCGCCTGA
- a CDS encoding VanZ family protein yields the protein MTWVWSAYIGVILGVIAFALIFVPLLIVQFRKFGALNARRIVGAAAVAIYGAALVSYTMFPMPSPQWCNLNHSIRPEFVPLHSIDDIARATAGLPLPQALTSTATLQVVFNVILFVPWGILVRRYFGRSFAFASFSGLAMSLAIEATQLTGVWGLVGCAYRVADIDDVITNTTGAVLGAALAPLILGWMPQARQLEATRDRARRVARPRRLVGMGLDLATFWIGTYILAIVYRAVGLYGFGRPLPSGQSWMFSFVPMAIVAALMAAPSLLGSGASVGQRLVWLEPRWRGRPRRAVRYLTGFAPFAAAQLWAAAPHVDPGIPAALGTCWLLLAGIGVIADKSARGISYRLARVELVDPRASAGGLQRPVQPTP from the coding sequence ATGACATGGGTTTGGTCGGCATACATCGGTGTGATCCTGGGAGTCATTGCCTTCGCGCTGATCTTTGTGCCGCTCCTGATCGTCCAGTTCCGCAAATTCGGCGCCCTGAACGCGCGCAGAATCGTGGGCGCCGCCGCGGTTGCAATCTACGGGGCCGCCCTGGTTTCCTACACGATGTTCCCCATGCCCAGCCCCCAGTGGTGCAACCTCAACCACTCGATCCGTCCCGAATTCGTGCCGTTGCATTCGATCGATGACATCGCGCGCGCGACGGCCGGCCTGCCCCTACCCCAAGCGCTGACGAGCACGGCGACCCTACAGGTGGTGTTCAACGTCATTCTGTTCGTGCCGTGGGGCATTCTTGTACGCCGCTACTTCGGCAGGTCGTTCGCGTTCGCTTCGTTCTCGGGGTTGGCGATGTCCCTTGCGATCGAAGCCACGCAACTGACGGGCGTGTGGGGATTGGTGGGTTGCGCCTACCGGGTCGCCGATATCGACGATGTCATCACCAATACGACGGGTGCGGTTTTGGGCGCGGCGCTGGCACCGCTCATTCTGGGATGGATGCCCCAAGCCAGGCAACTGGAGGCGACCCGCGATCGTGCCCGTCGCGTCGCGCGTCCGCGCAGACTGGTCGGTATGGGCCTGGATCTTGCAACGTTTTGGATCGGGACCTACATCCTCGCCATCGTCTATCGCGCGGTAGGGCTCTACGGGTTCGGCAGGCCGCTTCCGTCCGGGCAATCGTGGATGTTCTCATTCGTGCCGATGGCGATCGTTGCCGCCCTCATGGCGGCTCCGTCCCTGCTCGGATCGGGGGCATCGGTGGGGCAAAGGCTCGTTTGGCTGGAGCCGCGGTGGCGCGGGCGACCGCGCCGTGCGGTGCGCTATCTGACGGGTTTTGCCCCGTTCGCGGCGGCGCAGTTGTGGGCGGCCGCTCCCCACGTCGATCCGGGAATCCCTGCGGCGCTCGGAACCTGTTGGCTGCTCCTAGCTGGCATTGGCGTGATCGCCGACAAGAGCGCGCGTGGAATCTCGTATCGGCTGGCGCGGGTAGAACTCGTCGATCCTCGCGCTTCTGCGGGCGGTTTGCAGCGTCCGGTGCAGCCTACTCCTTGA
- the nrdI gene encoding class Ib ribonucleoside-diphosphate reductase assembly flavoprotein NrdI — protein sequence MSVRQVPVYYYSSASGMVRDFAHRLCRPIFDLADREVRTTVPDGPWVLLTPSYKTGNSENDTVPEPVKRFLGDAVTRRRLVGVIGSGNRNFGAHYQAAARSVAKASGRPMLLEFELQGTQWDVQDAQRILTELDQALSGESESA from the coding sequence GTGAGCGTTCGGCAGGTACCGGTTTATTACTATTCTTCGGCGTCGGGAATGGTCCGTGATTTCGCGCACCGCCTGTGCCGACCGATCTTCGACCTTGCCGACCGCGAGGTGCGCACCACCGTTCCGGACGGCCCATGGGTGCTGCTCACCCCGTCCTACAAGACGGGCAATTCCGAGAACGATACAGTCCCCGAACCGGTCAAGCGGTTTCTTGGGGATGCTGTGACCAGGCGCCGGCTGGTCGGCGTCATTGGGTCCGGGAACCGGAACTTCGGCGCGCACTATCAGGCGGCGGCACGCAGCGTCGCGAAGGCGTCGGGGCGTCCCATGCTGCTGGAATTCGAGCTGCAGGGAACCCAGTGGGATGTCCAGGACGCCCAACGGATCCTCACGGAATTGGATCAGGCGCTATCCGGTGAATCCGAATCGGCCTGA
- a CDS encoding fibronectin type III domain-containing protein produces MLAGLTASAVIIAGALSPGATRANATDLTLAGNTGQSGLMAAPIDSSATELLDLPTPASPDSGAAARVSAAAPQAPSSLASLATPAGEASNLEASGYQPVVAASTYGQAERIVAKLTPKKAKKKLRTLIIRVYSKKKNAVGASLIRKLAKNTDKALRAQTNGKWGLKATQTPWVRVRGGSCTDFSELATQAKRAAARKSGKYRASKYDRVVIYMPTSARCYWAGLAEIGGKTVWLNGDTHALILTHELGHTFGAGHANYLSCSKNRTITSRGKGCKILEYGDLGDLMGAGASTGMMQGVIARATRWTSAKRIVTVRKRNATVTIVPRAATSGKRAIKVSGKKGTYWIEYRTRAKLDTVLTKDLTGVVVTVKYKTRGTGSVAMDMQPQNDYQAVSLPLGASWTSPDGVRLTLRKMNADSATIQIQRRAPRATKPAVQPAPRVVAGDQSAAITVTKGADGGAPIQRWLVTVRPTAGGNTITRTITATASTSRTGYLDGLRNGTSYDVRVQAYNEKGWSAKSAPTRVTPAPVAPQLTVASPADNAVVAATLPITASAKILPISGASIASLDAYLDVPWSDQSGYYGRTGGVGTRSLSLNGAIPLTNMPDGVYTVRIVATDTYGRTSASSRSIRVSGQSPQPVIDAVAPTESGVTVTARVNQAVHRAASVRLWLVSQADGTAVEIAGGSANPQSGQALVWDIDRDAVAAGTYRIVVLAFDQFAYAPNGGAFPYTTAWGVTRAQATVGL; encoded by the coding sequence ATGCTGGCGGGCCTCACGGCATCCGCAGTCATCATTGCCGGGGCGCTGTCGCCCGGTGCGACCCGCGCGAATGCGACCGATCTGACCCTCGCCGGCAACACCGGTCAATCTGGTTTGATGGCGGCCCCCATCGATAGTTCTGCAACCGAGCTACTGGATCTGCCGACCCCAGCATCACCCGATTCGGGTGCCGCGGCGAGGGTGAGCGCTGCCGCGCCGCAGGCGCCCTCGTCCCTCGCCTCGCTAGCCACACCGGCCGGGGAGGCTAGCAACCTGGAGGCAAGCGGCTACCAACCCGTTGTTGCGGCTTCGACGTATGGTCAAGCCGAACGGATCGTGGCGAAGCTCACTCCAAAGAAGGCAAAGAAGAAGTTACGCACGCTGATCATCCGGGTCTATTCGAAGAAGAAGAACGCGGTCGGGGCCTCCCTGATTCGCAAGCTCGCAAAGAACACGGACAAGGCGTTGCGCGCCCAGACCAACGGGAAGTGGGGACTCAAGGCCACCCAGACGCCTTGGGTGAGGGTCAGGGGAGGGTCTTGCACGGACTTCTCGGAGCTGGCGACGCAGGCGAAGCGAGCCGCCGCAAGGAAATCGGGCAAGTACAGGGCATCGAAATACGACCGCGTCGTCATCTACATGCCCACGTCCGCGCGGTGCTATTGGGCGGGGCTCGCGGAAATAGGCGGCAAGACCGTGTGGCTCAATGGCGACACGCACGCGCTGATACTGACCCACGAGTTGGGGCACACATTCGGCGCGGGCCACGCAAACTACTTGAGTTGTTCCAAAAACCGCACGATCACGTCCCGCGGCAAGGGATGCAAGATACTCGAATACGGCGACCTGGGCGACCTGATGGGGGCCGGCGCGTCGACGGGCATGATGCAGGGCGTGATCGCCCGCGCGACGCGCTGGACCAGCGCGAAGAGAATCGTGACCGTAAGGAAGCGAAACGCCACGGTGACCATAGTTCCCCGCGCCGCCACTTCGGGCAAGCGGGCCATCAAGGTGAGCGGCAAGAAGGGCACGTACTGGATCGAGTATCGCACCCGGGCCAAGCTCGACACCGTCCTCACAAAGGACCTGACCGGCGTCGTGGTGACAGTCAAATACAAGACCCGCGGGACCGGATCGGTCGCCATGGATATGCAGCCGCAGAACGACTACCAAGCGGTTTCGCTGCCGCTCGGAGCTTCCTGGACGTCACCCGACGGCGTGCGTCTCACGCTGCGCAAAATGAATGCCGACTCGGCGACGATACAGATCCAACGACGAGCGCCCCGCGCCACCAAGCCCGCCGTACAACCCGCACCGAGGGTCGTTGCGGGCGATCAATCGGCCGCCATCACGGTGACAAAGGGTGCCGACGGCGGCGCCCCGATCCAGCGGTGGCTCGTGACGGTAAGGCCCACGGCGGGCGGCAACACCATCACGCGGACAATCACCGCCACCGCCAGCACGTCTCGCACGGGGTACCTCGACGGGCTGCGAAACGGGACCAGCTACGACGTCCGGGTGCAGGCATATAACGAAAAGGGATGGTCCGCGAAGTCGGCGCCGACCCGCGTGACCCCTGCGCCCGTCGCACCGCAACTCACCGTGGCTTCCCCCGCGGACAACGCCGTGGTCGCCGCCACGCTGCCGATCACCGCGAGCGCGAAGATTCTTCCGATCTCGGGCGCATCGATCGCTTCCTTGGACGCCTACCTGGATGTGCCGTGGTCAGACCAATCGGGCTACTACGGACGCACCGGGGGCGTCGGGACCCGGTCGCTGAGCCTCAACGGCGCAATACCGCTGACCAATATGCCCGATGGCGTGTATACCGTGCGGATCGTGGCAACGGACACCTACGGGCGCACATCGGCTTCCTCGCGGAGCATTCGCGTGAGCGGCCAATCGCCCCAGCCGGTTATTGACGCCGTAGCGCCGACTGAATCCGGCGTTACCGTGACGGCGCGTGTGAACCAGGCGGTGCACCGCGCGGCCAGCGTCAGACTCTGGCTCGTCAGTCAGGCAGATGGAACTGCTGTCGAAATTGCGGGCGGTTCGGCGAATCCGCAGTCCGGTCAGGCCTTGGTGTGGGACATCGACCGCGATGCCGTGGCCGCGGGAACCTACCGCATCGTTGTACTTGCGTTCGACCAATTTGCCTACGCCCCCAACGGGGGCGCCTTTCCCTACACAACGGCCTGGGGTGTGACGCGCGCGCAGGCGACGGTCGGTTTGTGA
- a CDS encoding NCS2 family permease, which produces MASKSPSPAKSGPAKNSSKSAAATPTNFLDRFFKISERGSSIGTEIRGGLVTFFTMSYIIVLNPIIIGNVQDGTGKYLGGGDEPNTAVIAATTALVAGIMSILMGVFANFPIALAAGLGLNAVVAYSIAALPGMTWADAMGIVVLEGLIILILVLTGFRNAVFKAVPRSIKTAISVGIGLFIALIGLFDAGFVRIPQSMSTPVELGISGSLGAWPLLVFAFGLLLAFILMVRKVKGAILISIVASTILAMIIEAIGKIGGRNGGDNPAGWALNVPSTPESVVATPDFSLVGQFSLFGSIGKIGIVAVILLVFSLLLADFFDTMGTMVAVGAEAKLLDAEGNPPKSKEILIVDSIAAAAGGAASVSSNTSYIESTAGVGDGARTGLASVTTGVAFLLATFLAPLVNIIPSEAAAPALVVVGFLMVTQVLEINWKSYEVGIPAFLTLAMMPFTYSITAGIGAGIIAWTLIKVSVGKIKTIHPLMWVATVMFVLYFLIGPIKHAVGI; this is translated from the coding sequence ATGGCTTCTAAGTCCCCCAGCCCCGCCAAGTCGGGGCCAGCGAAAAACAGTTCCAAGAGCGCTGCGGCGACACCCACCAATTTCCTAGACCGTTTCTTTAAGATTTCCGAGCGTGGCTCTTCGATCGGCACCGAAATCCGCGGTGGCCTTGTCACGTTCTTCACGATGAGCTACATCATCGTCTTGAACCCGATCATCATCGGTAACGTCCAAGATGGCACGGGCAAGTACCTGGGCGGCGGCGACGAACCCAACACCGCGGTGATAGCGGCGACCACGGCCCTCGTCGCTGGGATCATGTCGATCCTGATGGGCGTGTTTGCCAACTTCCCGATCGCTTTGGCGGCGGGGCTGGGCCTGAACGCGGTGGTCGCTTACTCGATCGCGGCGCTGCCGGGCATGACCTGGGCCGACGCGATGGGAATCGTCGTCCTCGAGGGTCTGATCATTTTGATCCTGGTCCTTACCGGTTTCCGTAACGCGGTGTTCAAGGCGGTTCCGCGGTCCATCAAGACCGCGATCAGCGTCGGCATCGGCCTGTTCATCGCCCTCATTGGCTTGTTCGACGCCGGTTTCGTTCGCATCCCGCAGTCGATGAGCACCCCGGTGGAGTTGGGCATCAGCGGTTCGCTTGGCGCCTGGCCGTTGCTTGTTTTCGCGTTCGGGCTGCTGCTGGCGTTCATTCTCATGGTCCGCAAGGTCAAGGGCGCGATCCTCATCTCGATCGTGGCTTCCACGATCCTTGCGATGATCATTGAGGCCATCGGGAAGATCGGTGGCCGCAACGGAGGAGACAACCCCGCCGGGTGGGCCCTCAACGTGCCCTCGACCCCCGAGTCGGTCGTCGCCACCCCCGACTTCTCGCTGGTTGGTCAGTTCTCGCTGTTCGGCTCGATCGGCAAGATCGGGATCGTCGCAGTGATCCTTCTCGTGTTCTCGCTGCTGTTGGCTGACTTCTTCGACACCATGGGAACCATGGTGGCCGTGGGCGCCGAAGCTAAGCTGCTCGACGCGGAGGGCAACCCCCCGAAGTCGAAGGAAATTCTGATCGTCGACTCGATCGCCGCCGCCGCCGGTGGTGCTGCTTCGGTGTCGTCGAACACGAGCTACATCGAATCGACCGCGGGCGTCGGCGACGGTGCCCGCACGGGCCTTGCCTCGGTCACCACTGGTGTTGCGTTCCTGCTGGCAACGTTCCTTGCCCCGCTCGTGAACATCATTCCTTCGGAGGCCGCCGCTCCCGCGCTGGTGGTCGTCGGGTTCTTGATGGTTACCCAGGTGCTCGAAATCAATTGGAAGAGCTACGAGGTTGGCATTCCAGCGTTCCTGACGCTCGCCATGATGCCCTTCACCTACTCGATCACCGCTGGTATCGGTGCGGGCATCATCGCCTGGACCCTGATCAAGGTTTCGGTCGGCAAGATCAAGACCATCCACCCGCTGATGTGGGTGGCGACCGTGATGTTCGTGCTCTACTTCCTGATCGGTCCGATCAAGCACGCGGTCGGAATCTGA
- a CDS encoding ABC transporter permease, whose amino-acid sequence MNPIRLGLARAAYEITIYFRRTDEVFFTFLFPVMMLTVFAVAFSKTTWEGGISAAEYYLPAMLAAGMFISGTQALGIEVATERLDGTLKRLAGTPLTPAAYFTGKLIKVLVTGIAQAALLILVASLAFGVGLPSAPGKWIAFAWLLVLGLITSSWLGIALARIPRNRKSASAVVLPFVLILQFISGVYLPFSALPDSLRSVASVFPLKWFAQGMRSVFLPDSYAAIEQGGAWHLGQIAVVTCAWLVVGAVATRLTFRWIVKE is encoded by the coding sequence ATGAACCCGATCCGCTTGGGGCTGGCGCGCGCGGCCTACGAAATCACGATCTATTTCCGGCGGACCGACGAAGTGTTTTTCACGTTCCTGTTCCCCGTGATGATGCTCACTGTCTTCGCCGTTGCGTTCTCGAAGACCACGTGGGAGGGAGGAATCAGCGCCGCTGAATACTACCTGCCGGCCATGCTCGCCGCCGGTATGTTCATATCCGGCACCCAGGCATTGGGAATCGAGGTGGCCACCGAGCGCCTGGACGGCACGCTCAAGCGCCTAGCGGGCACCCCTTTGACTCCCGCAGCCTATTTCACCGGGAAGCTGATCAAGGTCCTGGTGACCGGCATTGCGCAGGCCGCGCTGCTGATCCTGGTCGCCTCCCTCGCCTTCGGGGTGGGCCTGCCCTCCGCGCCCGGAAAGTGGATAGCTTTTGCGTGGCTGCTCGTGCTCGGCCTGATCACATCCAGTTGGCTGGGCATCGCGTTAGCCCGCATCCCCCGCAATCGCAAGAGCGCATCCGCGGTAGTCTTGCCCTTCGTATTAATCTTGCAGTTCATCTCCGGGGTGTATCTCCCCTTTTCGGCGCTGCCCGATTCCCTGCGGAGCGTCGCTTCCGTGTTCCCACTCAAGTGGTTCGCGCAGGGGATGCGGTCGGTTTTCCTGCCCGATTCGTACGCCGCGATCGAGCAGGGCGGAGCCTGGCATCTGGGTCAGATTGCCGTCGTGACCTGTGCGTGGCTCGTGGTCGGGGCGGTTGCGACGCGGCTGACATTCAGGTGGATCGTCAAGGAGTAG
- the mtnN gene encoding 5'-methylthioadenosine/S-adenosylhomocysteine nucleosidase, translating into MASNVDAIVVVAMDEEAAPFLAAGDVVNEKIAGNALLRWLRYRDRTILLVRSGISYANSVSGLVAALYEAPQTRVVFSAGTAGGLAAGVGLGDVVVGETYIHCQVDATAFGYAPGQVPQMPASYRGDGELVAAATSQDYRIHRGLILAGDSFASPAFAAQLLKQWPDALCVDMESTALAQVAYNFGLRFVSVRAISDLCAPDEFDEHVDDAAQRSASVVLDLIQNR; encoded by the coding sequence GTGGCTAGCAACGTGGACGCGATCGTCGTCGTCGCCATGGATGAAGAGGCCGCGCCGTTCTTGGCCGCGGGCGACGTCGTGAACGAAAAAATCGCCGGCAACGCGTTGCTGCGCTGGTTGCGGTATCGGGACCGGACGATCCTGCTGGTGCGTTCGGGGATCAGCTACGCGAACTCGGTCAGCGGGCTAGTCGCCGCCCTGTACGAGGCGCCGCAGACCCGAGTCGTGTTCAGCGCCGGCACCGCCGGCGGGCTTGCCGCGGGCGTGGGGCTGGGCGATGTGGTCGTCGGAGAGACATACATTCACTGCCAGGTCGACGCGACTGCGTTTGGTTATGCCCCGGGCCAGGTGCCCCAAATGCCCGCGTCATACCGGGGGGACGGGGAACTCGTCGCTGCGGCCACAAGCCAGGACTACCGCATCCATCGCGGGCTCATTCTTGCCGGGGACAGCTTCGCGTCGCCCGCTTTCGCGGCGCAACTGCTCAAGCAGTGGCCCGATGCGCTGTGCGTGGACATGGAATCGACCGCGCTGGCGCAGGTGGCCTACAACTTTGGGCTTCGCTTCGTATCGGTCAGGGCAATTTCGGACCTTTGCGCACCCGACGAGTTCGACGAGCACGTCGATGACGCCGCGCAGCGATCGGCATCGGTAGTGCTGGACCTGATCCAGAATCGCTAA